One Ctenopharyngodon idella isolate HZGC_01 chromosome 3, HZGC01, whole genome shotgun sequence genomic window, TCATACACGTGTCCGTTGCTGCCGTTGAACGGTCGAGGCGGGCCGAGACTGAGCTTGCTGGTGTGGTGGTTCCCCATGCACAACTCCGCAGGGAAGCGCGGAGCCAAGTTAGACATGACTCCTGAGGCGGCCGACGCCGGCAGGAAGGAGGTCGTGCCCATGGGGCCGCGCATATCGCCCTGCTGTTGCTGCTTAGTCACGTAGTAGGACTTGCCACCATGCAACAGACACTGGTCGTCTCCGAACGTAGGGATGAAGGGGTTGTGGTCGGTTCGGTCGGGATAGAGGGATTTGGATAAGGAGTGAGCTGGCCCCTCCATGAGTCCTCTGTCTCTCTGATCCCTCTCCCCAACCGAGCGCCGCTGGGGGAACAATCCAAATGGCGTTCCCGTGCTCTTCCCCCTCTCTAGGCCACCGTAGAACAGTGGGTCTCGGTCTGCATCCTGCTCGGGACACTCAAATATGTGTGCGAAGGGACTGGAGGGGTCTATGCAGCGCTCCCTCTCCTTGAGGCTGACGCTGCGGGGTGGCAGGGGCAGCGCTCCGGCCCCGCCAAACCCCAGCGGCACACCCAACTCTTCCCTCTGCAGGTCCACGAAGGTGTCGTAGGAATGTTGCCGGCGTAGCGGTTTACCACTGAAAGCCCTGCGACGCTGCGCCGGCGTCAGTTGCTCCAACAGGTGGTTACTGTCCTCGCTGATGTCGTACAGGTTGCCTGACTTTTTGCAGGCTTCGCACCGCATGCAAGTGGCTGAACTGGGGCGACTGCTCCCGACACCTCCACCTGCCACACAGTAGCCCGCCCCGCCTGCGTGCAGGGCCGTCTGCTTGCTGCCAGCACTGCTGGCGCGACAGCTGCGACATTCCCACTCACTCTTGCTGTCCGGCTTCTTGGGTTTGCTCTTCAAGAAGTCGTCCACCGACACCAGGCTGGTGCAGTTGCCTCCACCTCCCCCGCTGGGACCATCCGTAAGATCCACGTGCTCCCACTGCGGGATGCCTTCTTTGGGCCGGAACTGGTCCAGGTAGAAATCCCTCAGGCTTTCCTTGTCCTGTAACAGGTATGAGGAAGAGTTCACTCGGCTGCCTCGTTTGCGCTCAGACGGAGGAGAGGCGGAGCGGTGCCCgtggtgatgatggtggtggCCATGGTGCTGGCGGCGGCGGTATCCCAGCTCCAGCTCGTCAAGTTCGCGGCGGGACTTTGCCGACGCGGGCCGCTTCTTCAGGCTGTCTCTGTACTGCTTCCGCTTCTTAGCATTGCCCTCCAGATTGCCGTAGGTCACAGTATGAGTGGAAATGTCTGACACATCAGAACGGATGTTTCCGTCATCGGCTCCACTGCAGTACCGGTCGTGCCCCGCGATATATCCCGAACTGGACGCTCCGCCTTTAAAGGAGAACTTTCCGTACAGGTCAGCCAGCCCCTGCTTCAAGCCTGGCCCAGACGGAGGAGTCTGGCTCTGCAGCAGGTCGAATTTGCTCATGTTCCTGTGGGTCAGCGCAGAACGCGGCTGGGTGCTGAAGATGGGGGCCACGCCGCCGCCGCCCAGGCTGTCGCAGTCAAACATGCCGCCCTCCAGAGAACTGCTGGAGCCCAGGCTGTGGGGCCGGTTGGGTGGCGGTCCTGTCAGCCCCAGGGTCGAGCCTCCGTGGTGGTGCAGGTAGTGGTCCTGGTACAGGTTACTGTCCTTCAGGTGCAGATTGCCGAAGGTGCGCTCCACCTCATTGATGTAGTCGCTGAACATGTTGTCCTCGGGCAGGTACGGGGCCTTGCAGTCCGAGTGTCCAGCCAGGCTGCGGCGGTGCTCGCTGATGTCATACACGGAGGACTCCCGGCGGATGAAGTCGAGAGCGCTGTGCGGAGAACCGTTGACCCCAGAGAGAGATGCCATGTTCTTGGCAGTGCGCAGCAGACGCAGAATGTTTGAGTGGGTGTTGTTCATGGTAGCAGAGGGTGAATTCAGCGCTGAACTCTTCTCTTCGATTTCAACTCCGTGAATGCAGCTGTAAATCTcctgagagaggaagagagagaaatttCAGTGTTCAGAGACACtagtctgtctatctatcatgctaattcatgctagtaaagtgttaaaacatgctaagcTCTGATTCTAATGTTCAGCATGTGTTGTGTAAGTGTAATTACCCTGCTGATGGTGTAGGTGAGCCCTGGTTTCCCAGAGCACACGCCCATGAAGCAGAAGCGCAGGTGCCAATAGAAGACGTGTTCGGCAATGAAGGTGATAAGCGAGAGAGCCATGGCGGCTCCCAGCATGTAGAACACGCCTGCCATATTGTCCACATCCAGCTGACTGCTCATCACTTCATTCTTCTCGTGATGGCAGATCCCGGTGAGCCAGAGAGCCTCCAACTCCTCCATCTCAcctgagacacacacagacataataTAAAGGGTGACTGGTTTGTGGTTGGTTTGTATTTGCAACAAAGGCTCAGGTGAGTCACAGCTGCTGGCAGACAAATGCAGGATTCTAAGGTGAGACAAGAGGACTGATCTAAACAAGACAGAAAACATTAGGACTATCATCATGATTTAACTGAACACAACTGGTAACACTCACATCGAGGGTTAATCTCATGCTCCTATGTCATATAAATCTGTTAAAAATAGAACCCAGAATTAACTCCCAGGGAAGACAGAAACAAAAttctaaacttaaaaaaaatacaagccaTACAAGTGCAAACAAGTGCAcatgaaaattaaaacaaaGCGTTCCAATGATGAATGTCAAAGAGCTTTCAGAAGAGAGACTTTGTGATGAGCTCCTTCACagaacaatatttcacaatgtctGCAGAACGTTCTCTGTTACAACTACGGTCAATATAACAATGAGACTTACAAAATGCAAACATCATTTCTGAAACTAAATACACTTGAAATTTGAATGCCATCCAGTTATAACAAGAGCTGAGCTTAATCGACATCTATTTACCAGGACAATAAAGATtaacaaacacattaacatATAAACAATGACTAGTGACTTATATGACTCTAATAtagtaaacggaagctcaagtcAGAGCCAATGAGGTGAACTAGGGGTGAACGAACACTTTAAGAACACATGCAAAACATGCAAAAGCTGCTTTCGTGTCTGTAACAGATTTTTCGCTATAAGCAATTTTCTGGAGTGCATGAAAACATAGTGAGTGAGGATTGCAtgattattactttatttttttttactactaaACCAGTTGGCAGATCATTGTTTATCTGATGACTCAACATGAGCAGTTGTACAAAACTAAATGTCAGTTTGGTCATCTCCACGTACGGAACAAGCAGAACTCAAGTCTACAGagactagtgtgtgtgtgtgtgtgtgtgtgtctgtaccgTCTCCAAAGAGCTGCAGGATGGCAAGGTCCACCTGTCTCTTCCAACCCGAGTCTTTCTGGATGGCGATGCCGTAGCCGGTGGAAGCAAAGACTTTCCCAGAGCCAATGGTGACCAGCTTACAGCCCTCGTCTCGGCCCGCCATGTAATTCAGCACTGCAGCATCATAAATGAACGCATCCAGCTTCCTGTGATTGAAAACACCAGACACTCAGAGCATTCAGAGCCCACAGTGGCATTTCTACATGgataatatatttcattaataagTAACAGGAGCTTATTAGCTGGTTTTCCCACGCCTCACCCTGTTTTCAGACTGTACAGAGCTTCGTCCACATTGCGCTGGTGGAATTTGATCATGTATGAGTGCATCTCTCTGTAGTTATTGCGGATGTTTCTCTCTGTGCTGCCGTTTGGCACCGTCCCGAAGCGAAACGGCGGGGAGA contains:
- the grin2ba gene encoding glutamate receptor ionotropic, NMDA 2B, whose amino-acid sequence is MSICVYRGLAPPSQEKRAWLCQPAPPSLHWPRPSLYQLFAVCLLLLLPAAVQSRRDRGGGGVAHYIPSSVAQFPPISKLLQGLSIAVVLVGNSSEVALAGTRDKDDFSHMPLAPNVEMLTMNETDPKSIIKSICDLMTEHWLQGVVFGDDTDQEAIAQILDFISAQTHIPILGVKGGSSMIMAAKDDNSMFFQFGPSIEQQASVMLNIMEEYDWYIFSIVTTYYPGYQDFVTKIRSTIENSFVGWELEEVLLLDMSVDDGDAKIQNQLKKLQSPVILLYSTKEEANVIFEVAHSVGLTGYGYTWIVPSLVAGDADHIPPEFPTGMISVSYDEWDYGLEARVRDGVAVIASATSTMMIDRGPHTLLKSECHGAPDKKSQITGNNNEVLRYLMNVTFEGRNLSFSEDGYQMHPKLVIILLDKDRQWDRVGKWENGSLSMKYHVWPRFELYSGTENREDDHLSIVTLEEAPFVIVEDVDPLSGTCMRNTVPCRKQLKSVNQTREPAVYIKRCCKGFCIDILKKIAKSVKFTYDLYLVTNGKHGKKINGTWNGMVGEVVLKNAHMAVGSLTINEERSEVIDFSVPFIETGISVMVSRSNGTVSPSAFLEPFSADVWIMMFVMLLLVSAIAVFVFEYFSPVGYNRCLADGREAGGPSFTVGKAIWLLWGLVFNNSVPVQNPRGTTSKIMVSVWAFFAVIFLASYTANLAAFMIQEEYVDQVSGLSDKKFQRPNDFSPPFRFGTVPNGSTERNIRNNYREMHSYMIKFHQRNVDEALYSLKTGKLDAFIYDAAVLNYMAGRDEGCKLVTIGSGKVFASTGYGIAIQKDSGWKRQVDLAILQLFGDGEMEELEALWLTGICHHEKNEVMSSQLDVDNMAGVFYMLGAAMALSLITFIAEHVFYWHLRFCFMGVCSGKPGLTYTISREIYSCIHGVEIEEKSSALNSPSATMNNTHSNILRLLRTAKNMASLSGVNGSPHSALDFIRRESSVYDISEHRRSLAGHSDCKAPYLPEDNMFSDYINEVERTFGNLHLKDSNLYQDHYLHHHGGSTLGLTGPPPNRPHSLGSSSSLEGGMFDCDSLGGGGVAPIFSTQPRSALTHRNMSKFDLLQSQTPPSGPGLKQGLADLYGKFSFKGGASSSGYIAGHDRYCSGADDGNIRSDVSDISTHTVTYGNLEGNAKKRKQYRDSLKKRPASAKSRRELDELELGYRRRQHHGHHHHHHGHRSASPPSERKRGSRVNSSSYLLQDKESLRDFYLDQFRPKEGIPQWEHVDLTDGPSGGGGGNCTSLVSVDDFLKSKPKKPDSKSEWECRSCRASSAGSKQTALHAGGAGYCVAGGGVGSSRPSSATCMRCEACKKSGNLYDISEDSNHLLEQLTPAQRRRAFSGKPLRRQHSYDTFVDLQREELGVPLGFGGAGALPLPPRSVSLKERERCIDPSSPFAHIFECPEQDADRDPLFYGGLERGKSTGTPFGLFPQRRSVGERDQRDRGLMEGPAHSLSKSLYPDRTDHNPFIPTFGDDQCLLHGGKSYYVTKQQQQGDMRGPMGTTSFLPASAASGVMSNLAPRFPAELCMGNHHTSKLSLGPPRPFNGSNGHVYEKLSSIESDV